Proteins from a genomic interval of Scatophagus argus isolate fScaArg1 chromosome 6, fScaArg1.pri, whole genome shotgun sequence:
- the gabrb3 gene encoding gamma-aminobutyric acid receptor subunit beta-3 isoform X2 — MYFQQYWRDKRLAYAGIPLNLTLDNRVADQLWVPDTYFLNDKKSFVHGVTVKNRMIRLHPDGTVLYGLRITTTAACMMDLRRYPLDEQNCTLEIESYGYTTDDIEFYWKGGDTAVTGVTRIELPQFSIVDYKLVSRNVVFSTGAYPRLSLSFKLKRNIGYFILQTYMPSILITILSWVSFWINYDASAARVALGITTVLTMTTINTHLRETLPKIPYVKAIDMYLMGCFVFVFLALLEYAFVNYIFFGRGPQMQKKLAEKAQKANNDREKFDRPKVDSHGNILLTTLEIHNEVGGNEITTTVSETHNSSSMVFDNSGVQYRKPSAPREPERLSMDRNAHLKKTRLRRRSSQLKIKIPDLTDVNAIDRWSRIIFPFTFSLFNLIYWLYYVN, encoded by the exons ATGTACTTCCAGCAGTATTGGAGAGATAAGAGGCTGGCCTATGCAGGGATCCCTCTCAACCTGACACTGGATAACAGAGTAGCAGACCAGCTCTGGGTCCCAGACACCTACTTCCTCAATGACAAGAAGTCCTTTGTTCATGGTGTCACTGTTAAGAACCGCATGATTCGACTGCACCCGGATGGCACTGTTCTCTACGGCCTCAG AATCACGACGACAGCTGCCTGCATGATGGATCTGAGGAGATACCCGCTGGACGAACAGAACTGCACTCTGGAAATTGAGAGTT ATGGTTATACAACAGATGATATAGAGTTCTACTGGAAAGGAGGAGACACTGCTGTGACCGGAGTGACGCGAATCGAGCTCCCTCAGTTCTCCATAGTCGACTACAAACTGGTTTCCAGGAACGTGGTCTTTTCCACAG gtgCCTACCCTCGACTCTCTCTGAGCTTCAAGCTGAAGCGAAACATCGGTTACTTCATCCTGCAGACGTACATGCCCTCCATCCTCATCACCATCCTATCCTGGGTGTCGTTCTGGATAAATTATGATGCCTCTGCTGCCAGAGTTGCATTAG GGATCACCACTGTCCTGACCATGACAACTATCAACACCCATTTAAGAGAGACATTGCCCAAGATCCCCTACGTCAAAGCTATAGACATGTACCTGATgggctgctttgtgtttgtcttcctggCTTTGCTGGAATATGCCTTCGTCAACTACATCTTCTTTGGAAGAGGTCCTCAGATGCAGAAGAAATTGGCGGAGAAGGCACAGAAGGCAAACAATGACCGGGAAAAATTTGATAGACCCAAG GTCGACTCCCATGGGAACATTTTGCTGACAACCTTGGAGATCCACAACGAAGTAGGCGGGAATGAGATCACAACCACCGTGAGCGAGACCCACAACTCTTCCTCTATGGTGTTCGATAACTCGGGCGTTCAGTACAGGAAGCCGAGCGCTCCGCGAGAGCCAGAACGTCTCAGCATGGACAGGAACGCACATCTAAAGAAAACCCGTCTGCGGAGACGATCCTCACAGCTCAAAATCAAAATCCCAGACCTCACCGATGTGAACGCCATCGACAGATGGTCACGGATAATATTCCCCTTCACCTTCTCCCTCTTCAACTTAATCTACTGGCTTTACTACGTCAACTAA